In Ancalomicrobiaceae bacterium S20, the following proteins share a genomic window:
- a CDS encoding ParA family protein, protein MSSLPKMPRVLALANQKGGVGKTTTAINLGTALAAIGEDVLIIDLDPQGNASTGLGIDRRSRTRSTYDLLVGEADLGQVIIETAVPRLWVAPSTLDLLGVELEIAASSDRAYRLRKAVADYAARIAGQPGMPHFSYVLVDCPPSLNLLTINAMSAAHSVLVPLQCEFFALEGLSQLLSTVEQVKGSLNRELTIHGIVLTMFDARNNLSGQVVADVREHMGEAVYETIIPRNVRVSEAPSYGKPALLYDLKCSGSQAYLRLASEIIQRERRIRANAA, encoded by the coding sequence ATGAGCTCTCTTCCGAAGATGCCGCGCGTGCTCGCACTCGCCAACCAGAAGGGTGGCGTCGGCAAGACGACCACCGCCATCAATCTGGGCACCGCGCTCGCCGCCATCGGTGAGGACGTGCTCATCATCGATCTTGACCCGCAGGGCAACGCCTCGACCGGTCTCGGCATCGATCGGCGCAGCCGCACGCGCTCGACCTACGACCTCCTGGTCGGCGAGGCCGATCTCGGTCAGGTGATCATCGAGACCGCAGTACCGCGGCTCTGGGTGGCGCCGTCGACGCTCGATCTGCTCGGTGTCGAGCTCGAGATCGCGGCCTCGTCGGATCGTGCTTATCGGCTACGCAAGGCGGTCGCGGACTACGCCGCGCGCATTGCCGGGCAGCCCGGCATGCCGCATTTCAGCTACGTGTTGGTCGATTGCCCGCCGTCGCTGAACCTCTTGACCATCAATGCCATGTCGGCCGCGCATTCGGTGCTGGTGCCGCTGCAGTGCGAGTTCTTCGCGCTCGAAGGTCTGTCGCAGCTGCTGTCGACCGTCGAACAGGTCAAGGGCTCGCTCAATCGCGAGCTTACGATCCATGGCATCGTGCTCACCATGTTCGACGCGCGCAATAATCTCTCCGGCCAGGTCGTCGCCGACGTGCGCGAGCACATGGGCGAGGCGGTCTACGAGACGATCATCCCGCGCAATGTCCGCGTGTCGGAAGCGCCGTCCTACGGCAAGCCGGCGCTGCTCTACGATCTGAAGTGCTCGGGCAGCCAGGCCTATCTGCGGCTCGCCTCGGAGATCATCCAGCGCGAACGGCGCATCCGCGCCAACGCGGCGTGA
- a CDS encoding ParB/RepB/Spo0J family partition protein, which yields MVEERRRLGRGLAALLGDMAEPETSAPDREGHKRIPVEFLRPNPRNPRRSFAEDDLADLAASIKEKGIVQPILARPAKAQANAYEIIAGERRWRAAQRAGLHEVPVIVQDVSDKEALELAIIENVQRADLNPIEEAYGYEQLIAEFAYTQQDLAQVIGKSRSHVANTLRLLKLPDSVKSHLKDGKLTAGHARALITADNPGALAERIVTEGLTVRDVEALAQAPKPVEAMKPGRPKRDKDADTLALEKTITDALGLAVTVDHKPDGSGEVRIRYRSLEQLDEIARRLQHG from the coding sequence ATGGTCGAAGAGCGTAGGCGCCTCGGGCGCGGGTTGGCGGCACTGCTGGGCGATATGGCCGAGCCGGAGACGAGCGCGCCGGACCGCGAAGGTCACAAGCGCATTCCGGTCGAGTTCCTGCGGCCGAACCCGCGCAATCCGCGTCGGAGTTTTGCCGAGGACGACCTCGCCGACCTCGCGGCCTCCATCAAGGAGAAGGGTATCGTCCAACCGATCCTGGCGCGGCCGGCCAAGGCGCAGGCCAATGCCTACGAGATCATTGCCGGCGAACGGCGTTGGCGCGCGGCGCAGCGCGCCGGCCTGCACGAGGTGCCGGTGATCGTCCAGGACGTCTCGGACAAAGAGGCGCTCGAGCTCGCGATCATCGAGAACGTCCAGCGCGCCGACCTCAACCCGATCGAAGAGGCCTACGGCTACGAGCAGCTGATCGCCGAATTCGCCTATACCCAGCAGGATCTGGCGCAGGTGATCGGCAAGAGCCGCAGCCACGTCGCCAACACGCTGCGTCTGCTGAAACTGCCGGACTCGGTCAAGTCGCACCTCAAGGACGGCAAGCTCACCGCCGGCCATGCCCGGGCGTTGATCACCGCCGACAATCCGGGCGCACTCGCCGAGCGCATCGTCACCGAAGGCCTTACCGTCCGCGATGTCGAGGCGCTGGCGCAGGCGCCGAAGCCGGTCGAGGCGATGAAGCCGGGTCGGCCGAAGCGCGACAAGGATGCCGATACACTGGCGCTGGAGAAGACCATCACCGACGCGCTCGGGCTCGCAGTGACGGTCGACCACAAGCCGGACGGGTCGGGTGAGGTGCGGATCCGCTACCGGAGCCTGGAACAGCTCGACGAAATCGCGCGACGGCTCCAGCACGGCTGA
- the rsmG gene encoding 16S rRNA (guanine(527)-N(7))-methyltransferase RsmG produces MKIDLPEAVDAVSAIYPVSRETMERLEIYAGLLRKWQKSQNLVSPATLPHLWTRHMADSAQALAMLPEARRWVDIGSGAGFPGLVTAILLADVEGAQVDLVESNQGKAAFLRTVARETGAPARVHAERIEAFTGRFDEKVDAVSARALASLADLCRLTAPLAARGAALVFHKGQDFASELKEATQSWDLDLVQRSSRIDPAGSILLIRRLVPRTSV; encoded by the coding sequence ATGAAGATCGATCTGCCCGAGGCTGTTGACGCCGTTTCGGCCATTTACCCTGTTTCACGTGAAACCATGGAGCGGCTGGAGATCTATGCCGGGCTGCTGCGCAAGTGGCAGAAGAGCCAGAACCTCGTGTCGCCGGCTACACTGCCGCATCTGTGGACCCGACATATGGCCGACTCGGCGCAGGCGCTGGCGATGCTCCCGGAGGCGCGGCGATGGGTCGACATTGGCTCCGGTGCAGGATTTCCCGGTCTCGTCACGGCGATCCTGCTCGCCGACGTCGAGGGCGCGCAGGTCGATCTGGTCGAGAGCAATCAGGGCAAGGCGGCTTTCCTCAGGACGGTGGCGCGGGAGACGGGTGCGCCCGCGCGCGTCCATGCCGAGCGGATCGAGGCATTCACGGGCCGATTTGACGAAAAGGTCGATGCGGTTTCGGCGCGGGCCCTGGCTTCCTTGGCCGATCTCTGCCGTCTGACGGCGCCTCTGGCGGCGCGCGGAGCGGCGCTTGTTTTCCACAAGGGTCAAGATTTTGCGTCTGAGCTGAAGGAAGCCACTCAATCTTGGGATCTGGATCTGGTACAAAGGAGCAGTCGGATCGACCCCGCCGGCTCGATCCTCCTCATTCGTCGCTTGGTTCCTCGCACGTCCGTTTGA